A window of Juglans regia cultivar Chandler chromosome 7, Walnut 2.0, whole genome shotgun sequence contains these coding sequences:
- the LOC108992763 gene encoding U-box domain-containing protein 14 produces MGPTEDPDDSVLIRLADSVKAISELPECRNVCKKMHGNLVRRVKLLSPLFEELRDSEEELCEDEVKALELLRLALDSAKELLRSVNGGSKLYQALQREKIAQKFHHVTEQIEAALNEIHYDNLNISEEVREQIELVHAQFKRAKGKMDSLDFQLDMDLAIAQKEKDLDPAIIKRLSEKLYLKTINDVKKESLAFHELVISSDIEPRDSFEEMSSLFKKIKDWVQMANPQVDTAEGEMKLIKHRSPVIPDDFRCPISLELMKDPVIVATGQTYERSSIQKWLDAGHKTCPKTQQTLLHTALTPNYVLKSLIALWCESNGVELPKKQANCKSKKSGCKVSDCDRAAVNELLEKLATGNPEQKRAAAGEFRLLAKRNADNRVCIAEAGAIPLLADLVSSSDPRTQEHAVTALLNLSINDSNKGTIVNAGAIPDIVEVLKNGSMEARENAAATLFSLSVVDEYKVKIGAAGAIPALITLLCEGTPRGKKDAATAIFNLSIYQGNKSRAVKAGIVAPLMRLLKDAGSGMVDEALAILAILASHTEGKTAIGQGEPIPVLVEFIRTGSPRNRENAAAVLWSLCTGDSQQLKLAREHGAEEALKQLSENGTDRAKRKAGNILELLHQVEVVVEE; encoded by the exons ATGGGGCCGACCGAGGATCCGGATGACTCGGTTCTGATTCGTCTCGCCGACTCCGTTAAAGCGATCTCGGAGTTGCCCGAGTGCCGAAACGTCTGCAAGAAGATGCACGGGAACCTGGTTCGGAGAGTCAAGCTCCTGAGTCCTCTCTTCGAGGAATTGAGGGACAGCGAGGAAGAGCTCTGCGAAGATGAGGTCAAGGCCTTAGAACTCCTGCGACTGGCTCTGGATTCAGCTAAAGAGCTTCTCCGTTCGGTGAACGGAGGGAGCAAGCTCTATCAG GCTCTGCAAAGGGAAAAGATTGCACAGAAGTTCCACCATGTAACGGAACAAATTGAAGCAGCATTGAACGAGATTCATTATGATAACCTTAATATATCCGAGGAGGTCCGCGAACAG ATTGAACTAGTACATGCTCAATTCAAAAGAGCCAAAGGAAAAATGGACTCCCTTGATTTTCAATTGGACATGGATTTAGCCATAGCACAGAAAGAAAAAGACCTGGACCCGGCAATAATCAAAAGACTTTCTGAAAAGCTGTATCTCAAGACTATCAATGATGTAAAGAAAGAGTCACTTGCATTCCATGAATTGGTTATCTCGAGTGATATAGAACCAAGAGACAGCTTTGAAGAAATGTCATCATTGTTTAAGAAGATAAAAGACTGGGTACAGATGGCAAATCCGCAAGTCGACACCGCTGAGggtgaaatgaaattgattaaGCACAGATCTCCTGTTATCCCAGATGATTTCAGATGTCCAATATCTCTTGAGCTGATGAAAGATCCCGTGATTGTCGCTACTGGACAG ACTTATGAAAGGTCCAGCATTCAGAAATGGCTTGATGCAGGACATAAAACCTGTCCCAAGACACAGCAGACACTGTTGCACACAGCCCTAACTCCTAACTACGTTTTGAAAAGTCTGATTGCTTTATGGTGTGAGAGTAATGGCGTTGAGCTTCCAAAAAAGCAAGCAAATTGTAAAAGCAAGAAATCCGGATGCAAAGTTTCAGACTGTGATCGTGCTGCTGTCAATGAATTATTGGAAAAACTGGCAACTGGGAACCCGGAACAGAAAAGAGCAGCTGCTGGTGAGTTCAGGTTGCTTGCAAAGAGGAATGCAGATAATAGAGTATGTATTGCTGAAGCAGGAGCCATACCACTTCTTGCAGACCTAGTGTCCTCTTCGGATCCCCGAACACAGGAGCATGCTGTTACAGCACTTCTCAACCTTTCCATCAATGACAGTAACAAGGGAACTATTGTAAATGCAGGAGCCATTCCTGATATAGTAGAGGTGTTAAAAAATGGAAGCATGGAAGCTAGGGAAAATGCAGCTGCAACACTTTTCAGTTTATCTGTAGTAGATGAGTACAAGGTCAAAATAGGAGCAGCAGGGGCTATCCCAGCTCTTATAACGTTGCTATGTGAGGGGACTCCAAGAGGGAAGAAGGATGCTGCCACTGCTATTTTCAATCTTTCAATCTATCAGGGGAACAAGTCAAGAGCTGTGAAGGCCGGTATTGTGGCCCCACTGATGAGATTGCTGAAGGATGCTGGAAGTGGGATGGTCGACGAAGCACTAGCAATCCTTGCGATTCTTGCAAGCCATACTGAAGGGAAGACAGCCATTGGTCAAGGTGAGCCAATCCCTGTCTTGGTGGAGTTTATAAGAACTGGTTCCCCACGCAATCGGGAGAATGCCGCAGCAGTATTGTGGTCTCTGTGCACGGGTGATTCGCAGCAGTTGAAACTAGCCAGGGAGCATGGTGCAGAAGAGGCATTGAAGCAACTGTCAGAGAATGGTACTGACAGGGCCAAGAGAAAAGCTGGAAATATTTTAGAGCTCCTTCATCAAGTTGAAGTGGTTGTCGAAGAATAA